DNA from Asticcacaulis excentricus:
CAGATAGGTCGCCGCCCGCCACAGCCATTCCAGCGGGCCATAGTGGAAGTGGCGAAACCACAGATGCGCCAGACCCATCTGCGCCGCAAAGGCAACGAGACCGAGCATAACCGCTTCCGACTGGCTCATAGTGGCGTGCAGCCCCAGACCGAAACTATAGAAGACCGGCACGAAGACCAGTGACTGTCCTACATAGAGGCTGAGTGTCATGCGGCCGGGGGCAGCAAAGGCATTCAGCCAACGATGCAACGGGCCGTAATAGAGGCTGAGGAACCCGAACATCAGGGTCAGCATGATGCTGAGGTCGGTCAGGCTGGACCAGATGCCGGACCACAGGGCATTGGGCATACGCGACGCCTCGGTCGCCGGGATCAGGCCGCTGATCAGGCCTCGACTATACCACAGGATAAGGGCGGCGATCAGCAACAGGACAAGACCGATCAGGCGCACCCGCCCGAAGCGTTCCGGCTGACTGAAAAAGCCGATACGCCCCAGACAGAGCCCGATCAGCGACAGGCCCAATATCTGGCTAAGGCGGCCGGACTCGTACATGAACATCCACTTGAAGGGGTGGCCGTCCACCCAGTTCTGACGCACGGTCTCAAGGAGGCTCTTGCCGGTCAGATAGGCTTCGGGGATCGTACCGCCCCAATAACCGAACGGGCGATTGGCCCAGTCGGCTCCATTTAGCGCGGCCCCCAACTGAACCCACATCAAGGGCTGGAGCAGGCAGATCACGCCGATGGTGGCGATGAGAGCGGTAGATTTCAGCCGATAGAAGGGGACCAGCAGCACACCCATAAGCGCCAGAACCTCCAGTATATCGCCGCGATACCACAGGCCGTGCAGCAGGCCGATGATCAGCAGCACCGTCAGTCGCCACAGAAACCTCCCGGTGAAATCGACGCCCTTACGCGCCGAATTGTCCATGATGATGAAGAAGGAGACGCCGAAGCACAGGGCCATCAGCGCAAAGGCCTTGCCGCCAAACAGGGTGAAAATGACATTGTGCCAGACAAGCTGCGCCGGATCGGTGACCGGATGCGCCCAGTACAGTTCGAACAGTTCCGGCATATGCACCATGAACAGTCCAAACAGCGCAAAGCCGCGCAGGGCATCCAGCCCCTCCAGACGCTGCGGCGTCGAAGGGACGCTCTTGGGGGTGGCCATACTGTCTCTCCCTGAATGGCCCGCTCTGTGGTCGGGCCTTATAATCGGACTATAGACAACGTTATCAGGGACTGGCAAGCGCGCCTTAGGCGTGCAGAATCTCATGGAAAATCTGTCAAAAAGGCTTATAGGGGGCGAATGAAAAGACACTCCGATAAAACCCGCGGCCATAAGGCCGAGGCTCAGGGACCCAGCCAGCGTCAGTTGCGCGCCGGCGAACTGGTCCGTCACGCGCTGGTGGAAATCCTGCGCGAAGAAGAACTGCACGACGAGGCCCTGCAGGGCGTTTCGATCACCATTACCGAAGTCCGCTGTTCGCCGGACCTGCGCCACGCCACGGTGTTTGTGGAACCGCTGGGGGCTGGCCTGGGCGGCGTGACCATCTCTAAGGACAAGATCGCTCCGGCGATTGAAGCGCTGAACCGTCACGCCAAGTTCCTGCGCGGGATTCTGGGGCGCATGATCGACATGAAGTTCACGCCGGACCTGCGGTTCCTGCATGACGAAAGTTTCAATGAGGCGGCGCGTATCGATGCTCTGTTTATGCGTCCGGACGTGGCCAGAGACCTCAGAAACGATCCGCGTCCTGAGGATGAGGACGAGGACTAAACCTTGGCACGTAAGAAAAAAGGTGATCTGGTCAATGGCTGGGTCTGTCTGGACAAGCCCGTAGGGATGGGCTCGACTCAGGCCGTCAGCTTCGTGCGGCGTCTGTTCAATGCGCAAAAGGCCGGGCACGCCGGTACGCTGGACCCGATGGCGTCGGGCATCCTGCCCATCGCTCTGGGTGAGGCAACCAAGACCGTCCCTTACCTGATGGACGCCGATAAGGTCTATCGCTTCACCGTCCGCTGGGGGCAGCGCACGGCCAGTTACGACCTCGAGGGCGAGATCCTCGAACAGGACGATCTGCGCCCGAGTGAGGCGGAAATCCGCGAAGTCCTGCCGCAGTTCATCGGCGAGATCGAACAGGCGCCGCCTGCCTTTTCGGCGATCAAGGTCGATGGGCAACGCGCCTATGATCTGGCGCGCGAAGGCGTGGAGGTCGAGCTGGAGGCGCGGCCGGTGGTCGTGCACGGCCTGACGCTGGAGCGTATTCTCTCTGCCGATGAGGCCGAGTTTCGCCTCCATTGCGGCAAGGGCACCTATGTGCGGGCCATTGCGCGCGACCTCGCGCTGGAGCTGGGCGTGCTGGGCGTCGTCAGCGCGCTGCGCCGTGAGCGCGTCGGCAGCTTCGACATTAATTTGTCCGCAGGGGTGGAAAAGTTAGAGGATTTGAGGCATAGAGACGCCGCTTTGGACGCTTTGCTTCCCGTAGAGACGGCGCTGGACGACATCCCGGCCCTGCCTGTGACGGAAGACGAGGCCACAAGGCTCAAACAGGGTCGCGAAATCCCCCTGTCCTTCTCCCGCACGCAAACGGCGGAAGACGCTCTGAAAATCCGGTCACAGTCGGGAAAATCGGAGCACGGGCGTACCCTTTGGGCGCACCGGGACGGAGACATCGTTGCCTTGGGCGAATTGCGTCTGGGGCAATTTTACCCCACACGCCTTATCAACCTGTAACCCTGCGGACCTCGTCCGTGAAAGGAGACCCCGATGTCGATCACGCTTGAGCGTAAAGCTGAACTGATCAAGACCCACGCCCGTTCGGAAAACGATACGGGTGGGTCCGAAGTGCAAATCGCTATCCTGTCGGAGCGCATTGCCAACCTGACCGAGCACTTCAAGACGCACAAGAAGGACAACCACTCCCGTCGTGGCCTTCTGAAGCTGGTGTCGCAACGCCGCCGCCTGCTGGACTATCTCAAGGCCACCGACACCGCCCGTTACACGGCGATCGTCGAGACCCTGGGTCTGCGTCGCTAAGACTATCTCTCAGGGCCTGACGCCACGTCAGGCCCTGATTGTATTCAAGCGCGTGCCGAAACGTGCCAACGGTTTTCGGACTCACAGGCGCGACAAGGTAAAGTTTAGAGCCGGGTTTCGCACCATCGGAAGGAAACCGGCTATATCGATACCCGGAACGCGATCCGGGCACACAATTCGCGTGACGGTCCCATCAAATCGGGACACTACTCATCTGCCGGACGATACGGCAGATATTTTCGGGAAGGGATTCGCCCTTCCTTACACCGGGTCGCCGCCCAGTCAGGCCGCCACCCTTCAGCCACCCCGTCAGGAATGGGCCTGCCGGGTGACAGAAAGATACACATGTTTGACATCAAAAGAAAAACCATCGAGTGGGCCGGGCGCAAACTGACGCTCGAAACCGGCCGTATCGCCCGTCAGGCGGACGCCGCCGTGCTGGCCACCTACGGTGAAACCACCGTGCTGGCGACCGTGGTTTATGCCCGCGCGCCAAAGCCGGGTCAGGACTTCTTCCCCCTGACGGTCAACTATCAGGAAAAGACCTTCGCCGCCGGCAAGATTCCGGGCGGCTACTTCAAGCGTGAAGGCCGCCCCAGCGAAAAAGAAACGCTCGTTTCGCGCCTGATCGACCGTCCGATCCGCCCCTTGTTCGTCAAGGGCTTCAAGAACGAAGTTCAGGTCGTCGTGACCGTGCTGTCGCATGACATGGAAAACGATCCGGACATCCTCGGCATGGTTGCCGCCTCTGCGGCCCTGACCCTGTCGGGCGTGCCCTTTATGGGCCCCATCGGTGGCGCCCGCGTCGGCGTCATCAATGACGAATATGTTCTGAACCCGACTCTGGATCAGATGAAGGAAAGCGCGCTCGACCTCGTGGTCGCCGGTACGCAGGACGCCCTGATGATGGTCGAGTCCGAAGCGCAGGAACTGTCCGAAGATAAGATGCTGGGCGCGCTGATGTTCGCCCATGCCGGTATGCAGCCGGTCATCGACGCTATCATAGAGCTGGCTGAACACGCCGCCAAGGAGCCCTTCGAATTCGAAGCGGAAGACTTCTCGGACGTCGTGGCCAAGATCAAGGAACTGGTCGGCCCGGACATCATCGCCGCCTACGCCCATAAGGGCAAGCACGAGCGTCATGCCGCCGTCGGCGAAGCCAAGAAGAAGGCCGCGGCCGTTCTGGTGAAGTCCGAAGAGAACCAGGAAGGCGTCGAAGCCGCTGTCTTCGGTTCGGCCTTCAAGGAATGCGAAGCCGACGTCCTGCGTCGTGACATTATCGACCACGGCAAGCGCGTGGACGGCCGTGCCGTCGATAAGGTCCGTCAGATCGTGTCGGAAGTCGGTGTCCTGCCGCGCACCCATGGTTCGGCCCTGTTCACCCGTGGTGAGACTCAGGCTCTGGTCGTAGCCACGCTGGGCACCGGCGAAGACGAGCAGTTCATCGACGCACTGGAAGGCACCTATAAGGAACGCTTCCTGCTGCACTACAACTTCCCTCCGTACTCCGTGGGTGAAGCGGGCCGCATGGGTTCGCCGGGCCGCCGCGAAATCGGCCACGGCAAGCTGGCGTGGCGCGCCATCCGTCCGATGTTGCCGTCGGCGGAAGAATTCCCCTATACCCTGCGCGTTGTCTCCGAGATCACCGAGTCTAACGGCTCGTCCTCGATGGCCACCGTCTGCGGCACCTCTCTGTCGCTGATGGACGCCGGCGTGCCGCTGAAGCGTCCGGTGTCGGGTATCGCCATGGGCCTGATCCTCGAAAAGGACGGCTATGCGGTTCTGTCGGACATTCTGGGCGACGAAGATCACCTGGGCGACATGGACTTCAAGGTGGCCGGTACGGAGCTGGGTATCACCTCGCTGCAAATGGACATCAAGGTTCCGGGCATCACCGAAGAGATCATGACCAAGGCGCTGCGTCAGGCCAATGAAGGCCGTCTGCACATCCTCGGTGAAATGAACAAGGCCATTTCGGGTGCCCGCGAAGAGCTGGGTGAATTTGCACCGAAGATCGAGACGATCAAGATCGCGACCGACAAGATCCGCGAAGTCATCGGGTCGGGCGGCAAGGTCATCCGCGAAATCGTGGAAAAGACCGGTGCCAAGATCGACATCGGCGAAGACGGCACCATCAAGATCGCCGCTTCGGAACAGTCGAAGATCGACGCGGCCCGCGACTGGATCAAGTCCATCGCTTCGGAGCCGGAAATCGGTGCCATCTATAAGGGCAAGGTCGTGAAGGTCGTCGATTTCGGCGCGTTCGTGAACTTCTTCGGTGCCAAGGACGGCCTCGTCCACATCTCGCAGATCAAGAACGAAAAGGTCGCCAAGACCTCGGACGTCCTGAGCGAAGGCGACGAAGTGAAGGTGAAGTTCCTGGGCTTTGACGATCGCGGCAAGACCAAGCTGTCGATGAAGGTCGTCGATCAGGAAACCGGCGAAGACCTCACCGAAAAGCTGGCCGCCGAAAAGGCCGCCCGTGACGAGGCCCGTGCGGCTTCGGGTGAAGCACCGGAAGCCGACGGCGATGAAGGTGGCGAAGAGCGTTCGGGCGGTGACCGTCCGCGCCGCTCGCGTCGCCCCCGCCGCGACTAAGCTATGGGGTCAAGGGGGCGGTGCCCCCCTTGTCTTAGACAAAAGAAAAAGCGGTCCCGTTTGGGGCCGCTTTTTTGCGTTGATGAGGTGCTAAGTTTTTGTTTTGTCACGCAATTTTTTCGAAATGAAGTTCGGCGAAGCCAAAAGTGGTGCCCACTTTATCGGTTGACGCTCTAAGCTTCAGGGTTGGGAGAACCCAAAGGATTGTAAGGTGCAGGGGGCGGAGAGGCATCAAACATGCCTTTTGGAAAGGTGATCTTTGCTGTGCCTTCGAACGTTTCGGGCGGCACAATATCTATATAAACACGGGCACATGGCGTTTCGGGCAGGGCGGCCATAAGGGGACGGGCCGACCAAAGATGTTCCGACTCATCGGGTGCGAAGCCCTCGGTTTTGGCTGAGTCCTGATACTGCGGCCTTAGCTCCGGGCTGGCATCCGCACGTGGGGCCATCAGGCCCGGTGAGATCGCAAAGACATGAAGGCTTAGCGCGGTCGGCGAACCCTCATCACTCACGGGTCGAAGCTGCGTATAGCCACCATCTGGCAGGCGAACAGAGTCGAACCAGGGTTGATCCGGGATAAGCAGAAAATTGCGGGGTTCAGAGCGTGGCGCCTCATTGACCACCTCTTGCCCGCTGAGTGGATTTACCCCATTGATCCCAATAATAACGGCGTAGTTATGATCCGGGTCGCTCTCAAACCCCAGCCACCAAGCCTCATGAGGGGCGATAGCGGTCTGAAAGCGCGTGCCATCAGACGTAAGGCGCAGTAGGGGAGCCGTGCCTTTGAAGGCCGCGCGGGGCCGTTGGTTCTGCTCAGCTTCTACCTGCCAGCTACGGTTTACCGACACCCACAGATGGCCGCAAAGCTTTAGCCTGTCATTTTCTAAGCGAATGGGTATCTGGTCCATAAGGCCGCTCTGCCACACATTTGAAGCCGCGTCCCTTAACCGGGACGCGGCAAGTGAATTGAAGGGATATGCGCGAGCAGACCGTTCTAATCCAGAATACGCACACAATCGACCTGAAGCTTGTGGATCCAGTAATTGCTGCGCGCGTTCTTGAAATTCAGACGGATGACATTATCGCCGTCTTTCATGTTGGCGGTGATGTCCCACTCTTCAGTGAGGTAGTTGCCCGAAGGCGGGCTGTAATCGCTCTTTATCGTCGTACCATTGACGATGATATCAATGGGGGAAAAACCGGGGTTGGGATATAGCATTGAGGTGAGGTGAACCAGTCGCAGCAGGGCGCGGCTGTATATGTTCTTGCCTGCATACTGCTTGGGCTGATTGAAGCGAACCTCGATAAAGCTTTGGTTCGGAAAATTCATCAACCAGCTATTGCCGTAGTAGTTGTTGAACTGGGTACCAGGGCCGACGCTAACCTTACAGGCTGCCGTAGCGATCTGGGGTTTTGAGAAATCGGCGGTACAGCCGGGATAACAGCGTCGAATAAAAGCCAGATCAACGGCTGACAATGTGCTGTTGGC
Protein-coding regions in this window:
- a CDS encoding DUF418 domain-containing protein translates to MATPKSVPSTPQRLEGLDALRGFALFGLFMVHMPELFELYWAHPVTDPAQLVWHNVIFTLFGGKAFALMALCFGVSFFIIMDNSARKGVDFTGRFLWRLTVLLIIGLLHGLWYRGDILEVLALMGVLLVPFYRLKSTALIATIGVICLLQPLMWVQLGAALNGADWANRPFGYWGGTIPEAYLTGKSLLETVRQNWVDGHPFKWMFMYESGRLSQILGLSLIGLCLGRIGFFSQPERFGRVRLIGLVLLLIAALILWYSRGLISGLIPATEASRMPNALWSGIWSSLTDLSIMLTLMFGFLSLYYGPLHRWLNAFAAPGRMTLSLYVGQSLVFVPVFYSFGLGLHATMSQSEAVMLGLVAFAAQMGLAHLWFRHFHYGPLEWLWRAATYLTLKVPFKRKS
- the rbfA gene encoding 30S ribosome-binding factor RbfA produces the protein MKRHSDKTRGHKAEAQGPSQRQLRAGELVRHALVEILREEELHDEALQGVSITITEVRCSPDLRHATVFVEPLGAGLGGVTISKDKIAPAIEALNRHAKFLRGILGRMIDMKFTPDLRFLHDESFNEAARIDALFMRPDVARDLRNDPRPEDEDED
- the truB gene encoding tRNA pseudouridine(55) synthase TruB, with translation MARKKKGDLVNGWVCLDKPVGMGSTQAVSFVRRLFNAQKAGHAGTLDPMASGILPIALGEATKTVPYLMDADKVYRFTVRWGQRTASYDLEGEILEQDDLRPSEAEIREVLPQFIGEIEQAPPAFSAIKVDGQRAYDLAREGVEVELEARPVVVHGLTLERILSADEAEFRLHCGKGTYVRAIARDLALELGVLGVVSALRRERVGSFDINLSAGVEKLEDLRHRDAALDALLPVETALDDIPALPVTEDEATRLKQGREIPLSFSRTQTAEDALKIRSQSGKSEHGRTLWAHRDGDIVALGELRLGQFYPTRLINL
- the rpsO gene encoding 30S ribosomal protein S15; its protein translation is MSITLERKAELIKTHARSENDTGGSEVQIAILSERIANLTEHFKTHKKDNHSRRGLLKLVSQRRRLLDYLKATDTARYTAIVETLGLRR
- the pnp gene encoding polyribonucleotide nucleotidyltransferase; this translates as MFDIKRKTIEWAGRKLTLETGRIARQADAAVLATYGETTVLATVVYARAPKPGQDFFPLTVNYQEKTFAAGKIPGGYFKREGRPSEKETLVSRLIDRPIRPLFVKGFKNEVQVVVTVLSHDMENDPDILGMVAASAALTLSGVPFMGPIGGARVGVINDEYVLNPTLDQMKESALDLVVAGTQDALMMVESEAQELSEDKMLGALMFAHAGMQPVIDAIIELAEHAAKEPFEFEAEDFSDVVAKIKELVGPDIIAAYAHKGKHERHAAVGEAKKKAAAVLVKSEENQEGVEAAVFGSAFKECEADVLRRDIIDHGKRVDGRAVDKVRQIVSEVGVLPRTHGSALFTRGETQALVVATLGTGEDEQFIDALEGTYKERFLLHYNFPPYSVGEAGRMGSPGRREIGHGKLAWRAIRPMLPSAEEFPYTLRVVSEITESNGSSSMATVCGTSLSLMDAGVPLKRPVSGIAMGLILEKDGYAVLSDILGDEDHLGDMDFKVAGTELGITSLQMDIKVPGITEEIMTKALRQANEGRLHILGEMNKAISGAREELGEFAPKIETIKIATDKIREVIGSGGKVIREIVEKTGAKIDIGEDGTIKIAASEQSKIDAARDWIKSIASEPEIGAIYKGKVVKVVDFGAFVNFFGAKDGLVHISQIKNEKVAKTSDVLSEGDEVKVKFLGFDDRGKTKLSMKVVDQETGEDLTEKLAAEKAARDEARAASGEAPEADGDEGGEERSGGDRPRRSRRPRRD